In Deefgea piscis, the DNA window ATTGCGTGTCATCAATCGTTCTCCAAACCTTGCGCGCGTAAACCGCGCTGCACGGTGGCTAAATCCGGCGGTGTTTCCCACGTATGGTGTGGCGCGGGCGAAGGCACTTCCCACTCCAAGGTATTGCCGCCTTCCCATGGCCGACTCGGCGCGGGGCCAACACCGCCGCGAATGGTGTGAATCACATTGAATAAAAAGAACACCTGACCGAGACCAAAACAGATCGCCCCCACGCTGGCGATGGCATTAAAGTCGGTAAATTGCAGCGCATAATCTGGAATTCGCCGTGGCATGCCAGCGAGCCCCAAAAAATGCATAGGGAAAAACGTCACGTTAAACCACAGCATCGACCACCAAAAATGAAACTTGCCCCGTCCCTCGTGGTACATAAAGCCAGTCCATTTCGGCAACCAGTAGTATGCGGCTGCAAACAAGCTAAATAGAGCACCAGCGACCAATACATAGTGAAAATGCGCGACAACATAATAGGTGTCTTGCATTTGCGTATCAACCGGCGCAATCGACAAAATCAATCCAGAAAAGCCACCCACGGTAAACAAGCAAACAAAACCAATCGCAAACAACATTGGCGTTTCAAACGTCATACTGGATTGCCACATTGTCGCAATCCAGTTAAAGACTTTGACCCCAGTCGGCACCGCAATCAGCATGGTTAAAAACATAAAAAATAGTTGTGCAGTGGCCGGCATACCGACGGCAAACATATGATGCCCCCACACCATAAACGACAGAATCGCAATCGAGCAGGTGGCATAGACCATTGAAACGTAGCCAAACAAAGGTTTTCGTGCGAATACGGGGATGATTTGGCTGACAATCCCAAACGCTGGCAGCGCCATGATGTACACCTCGGGATGGCCAAAAAACCAGAAAATATGCTGAAACAGCACCGGGTCGCCGCCCCCCGCAGCTTTAAAGAAATGCGTGCCAAAATGCCGATCGGTCAACAACATCGTGACCGCCCCCGCCAAAACCGGTGCGACTGCAATTAATAAATACGCAGTCACCAATGACGTCCAAGCAAACAAAGGCATTTTCAATAGCGGCATTCCCGGTGCGCGCATATTTAAAACCGTCGTAATAATATTAATCGAGCCCATAATCGACGATAAACCGAGCAAATGAATGCTAAAAATCGCCAAATCCATGCCCATGCCACTTTGAATCGATAGCGGCGGATATAAAGTCCAGCCGCCGCCAGCGGCCCCGCCGGGCACCAATAAAGAAATCAGCAACAACGCGGCTGCGGGAGGTAATAACCAAAAACTCCAGTTATTCATCCGCGCAAAGGCCATATCTGGCGCGCCGAGCATTAAAGGCAGCATCCAATTGGCCAAGCCGGTAAATGCCGGCATAATCGCGCCAAAAACCATGATAATGCCGTGTAATGTGGTCAATTGATTAAAAAACTCAGGCTGCCAATACTGCAATCCCGGCTGAAATAATTCCGCCCGAATACACAAAGCCATAAAGCCACCGACAAAAAACATCGCTAAAGCAAAAAACAAATACAGCGTGCCAATGTCTTTATGATTGGTGGCATACAACCAGCGCCGCCAGCCGTGATCCATCGCGTCGTGGCCATGATTTAAATGCTCAGTTGCTGTCGTCATCATTTACCCTTTGCTCGCGCTGCACGAATTTCTGCTGGCATCACCAGATCGGCTTGATTACCCCAAGCCGTACGCTCGTAACTAATTGCCGCAGCCAGCTCAACATCTGACAAGGTGCCCCAACTTGGCATCGCATTTTTGCCATTGAGCACAATGCGAATATGCTCAGCTTTCGCGCCGTTAGCGATTTTAGACCCTGCTAAAGCAGGGAATGCCCCGCTCCCCGCGCCATCGGCCTTATGGCAAGCGGCGCAATTGGCTTCATAAGCTTGCTTGCCACGCTGCAATAATTCATCGCGGGTCC includes these proteins:
- the ctaD gene encoding cytochrome c oxidase subunit I, coding for MTTATEHLNHGHDAMDHGWRRWLYATNHKDIGTLYLFFALAMFFVGGFMALCIRAELFQPGLQYWQPEFFNQLTTLHGIIMVFGAIMPAFTGLANWMLPLMLGAPDMAFARMNNWSFWLLPPAAALLLISLLVPGGAAGGGWTLYPPLSIQSGMGMDLAIFSIHLLGLSSIMGSINIITTVLNMRAPGMPLLKMPLFAWTSLVTAYLLIAVAPVLAGAVTMLLTDRHFGTHFFKAAGGGDPVLFQHIFWFFGHPEVYIMALPAFGIVSQIIPVFARKPLFGYVSMVYATCSIAILSFMVWGHHMFAVGMPATAQLFFMFLTMLIAVPTGVKVFNWIATMWQSSMTFETPMLFAIGFVCLFTVGGFSGLILSIAPVDTQMQDTYYVVAHFHYVLVAGALFSLFAAAYYWLPKWTGFMYHEGRGKFHFWWSMLWFNVTFFPMHFLGLAGMPRRIPDYALQFTDFNAIASVGAICFGLGQVFFLFNVIHTIRGGVGPAPSRPWEGGNTLEWEVPSPAPHHTWETPPDLATVQRGLRAQGLEND